Part of the Bradyrhizobium sp. AZCC 1721 genome, GTCGGCGGCGGCGGATGGAGCGATCAGGCTCGCCGCGATCTCGAAACGTTTGCCGCTGCGCACGAGGTTCCGGTCGGCGTCTCGTTCCGATGCCAGGACTATTTCGACAATCTGCATCCGGCCTATGGCGGCCATGTCGGCATCGGTCTGGACGCAAAAATTGCCGACCGGATCCGAACCAGCGATCTGGTGATCGCGCTTGGCGCGAGGCTGGGGGAGGCCACCACATCCGGCTACACGCTGTTCGATATTCCGAAACCGAAGCAGCCGCTGGTTCACATCTATCCCGACCCGGAAGAGATCGGCCGCGTCTATTCGCCGACGCTCGGCGTGGTCGCGAGCAGCGCGGCCTTTGCAGCCGCCATCAAGCGGCTGGAGCCGAAGCATCAATCGCGCGCCCACTATGTCAAGGCGGCGCATGCCGACTACCTCGCCTTTACCGAGCCGACCCGCTCGCCCGGCGACGTGCAGCTCTCGCAGGTCGTGCGCGGTTTGAGCGATCGCTTGCCCCATGACACCATCATCTGCAACGGCGCCGGCAATTATGCCGTCTGGGTGCACCGTTTCTGGCGTTATCGGCAATTTCGTACCGAACTGGCGCCGACCTCGGGATCGATGGGCTATGGCTTGCCCGCGGCCGTTGCCGCCAAGCTGCTGCATCCGGAGCGAACCGTGATCGCGTTCGCCGGTGATGGCTGCTTCCAGATGACCGGGCTGGAGTTCATGACCGCAGTCGAAAACCGGCTGCCGCTGATCGTGATCGTCTGCAACAACGGCATGTACGGTACCATCCGGATGCACCAGGAGCGGACCTATCCGGGCCGTGTCTCCGGCACCGATCTGGCCAACCCCGACTTTGCCGCACTGGCACGCGCCTGTGGCGGCTTCGGCGCATATGTCGAGCGTACGGAGGATTTCGCGCGCGCGTTCGACGAGGCTGTCGGCAGCGGACTTCCGGCCATCATCGAGCTTTCGATCAGCCCAGAGGCGTTGACGCCGGTGAGCTCGCTGAGCGAAACGCACGCCAAGGCTTTGGCCGCGGCGGTTTGATACTGGTTTATGGCCGCGTCGGCCGGCGCCGTTTAACGGCGCTGCGCCGCGGCGTACGGGCCACCCGTGGGCGTAGCCGGCTCATCGTTTCGCGTCGCGGTTTGGCGGAAGCTTGCGGTCCGCGGGCGAGCTCCATCAGCATGCGCAGCGCTTCCACCACCGAACGCTGGCGGACGGTGGTGCGGCCAATGGCGCCAAAGCGGAATTCGCGGTGCAGGATCTTGCCGTCGCGCGATGCGACCGCGAAATGCACGAGGCCGACCGGCTTGCCCGGCGTGGCCCCGCCCGGACCCGCAATGCCGGTGATGGATACCGCGAGATCGACGCCGGCCTTTTCCAGCGCGCCGACTGCCATTGCAGTCGCGGTTTCCTTGCTGACTGCGCCGAAGGTTGTCAGCGTCAAGGCTTTGACGCCGAGCATCGCGCGCTTGGCTTCATTGGAGTAAGTAATGAAACCGCGGTCGATGACATCAGAAGAGCCGGGAATGTCGGTGAGCGCGCCGGCCACTAGGCCTCCTGTGCAGGACTCCGCGGTGGCGATCGTCAGCTTGCGCATCCGGCACAAATCAAGCAGCGAGCGGGCGAGGGCGCGGGCGTCGCTGCCGCTCATCTTACTCGCTCCAACCTTTATCGTTCCAAGGCAGGCGGATGGTAGCGCTCGCGGTTGCGGCGATGCCTTCCTCGCGGCCGGTAAAGCCGAGCCGTTCGCTGGTCGTCGCCTTCACCGCAACGCGGGAGATGTTGAGCCCGGTGATCTCGGCGATGCGGGCGCGCATGACATCGCGCAGCGGCCCGATCTTCGGGCGCTCGCAGATCATCGTGACTTCGAGATTGGCGATTCGTCCGCCCCGCGCGGTGACGCGATCGACGGCGTATTTGAGGAATTTGTCGGACGCTGCACCCTTCCACTGCGGATCACTCGGCGGAAAGTGCGAGCCGATATCGCCATCTGCCAGCGCACCGAGGATGGCGTCGACCAGGGCGTGCAGGCCGACGTCGCCATCGGAATGGGCGAGAAAGCCTCTGACGTGCGGCACCCGTACGCCGCAGAGCATCAGATGATCACCGTCGCCGAAGGCGTGCACGTCGTAGCCGGTGCCGGTCCTGATGTCGCCGAGCTGGGCGGCGAGCCGAGCTTCTTCACGAATGAAATCTTCAGGCGTCGTCAGTTTCATGTTCGCAGGATCGCCTTCAAAGGTCGCCACCGTCAATCCCGCCCATTCCGCGAGCGCCGCATCGTCGGTGAAATCGCTGCGGCCGTCGCGCGCGGCGCGGCGATGGGCATCGAGAATGACATCGAAGCGAAACGCCTGCGGCGTTTGCGCGATTCGCAACCATGCGCGTTCGGGCGTCGCCTCGACGTGACCGGCATCACCGACCTGCTTGATCGTATCGGTGACGGGAATTGTCGGAATAGCAGCGCCCGTCCGACCGGCGGCATCGATCGCACGCGAAATTACCGCGGAGGTCACAAAGGGACGCGCGGCATCGTGGATCAGGACGATATCGGGCTTCTCCGCAGCCAGCGCCTCGAGTCCAGCATGCACCGAGGCCTGACGGGTGGCTCCGCCACTTGTGGGAGGTTGATGGCGCAGTCCTGCGACGGCTTCGTTGAAGATGGCGGCGTCATCGGGATTCACCACCGGTTGCACGGCGAAGATGTCTGGATGCCGGCTGAACGCTTGCATGGCGCGGAAGATCACCGTCTGCCCACCGATCTCGCGATATTGCTTGGGTCCCCCGGCGCCGGCGCGAAGCCCGCGTCCGGCTGCGACGAGAATGGCTGCGGTACGCTCAGGTCTGGGCATCTGGACTCAAATACGAACGAATTAGGGGTGGTGAGGAGGGCGGGTGTGCCGGCGCACAGCCCTTACCATGCCGACTGAGGAAAAACAGAGCGATTCCCACGAGCTGTGGGAAAAGCGGTTTTTGTTGCAGTG contains:
- a CDS encoding CinA family protein — protein: MSGSDARALARSLLDLCRMRKLTIATAESCTGGLVAGALTDIPGSSDVIDRGFITYSNEAKRAMLGVKALTLTTFGAVSKETATAMAVGALEKAGVDLAVSITGIAGPGGATPGKPVGLVHFAVASRDGKILHREFRFGAIGRTTVRQRSVVEALRMLMELARGPQASAKPRRETMSRLRPRVARTPRRSAVKRRRPTRP
- a CDS encoding thiamine pyrophosphate-binding protein codes for the protein MDVNLRTGGHILIEQLALHGADTVFGVPGESFLAALDGIYQSQRVRFINARQEGGAAMMAEAYGKLTGRPGIVFATRGPGATNASSGVHVAFQDSTPLILLLGQVGRDMMEREAFQEIDYRQMFGPMAKWVAQIDDARRIPEFISRAFFTATSGRPGPVVLALPEDMLTDTAEVADAPPYNPIPVAPDDGALRQFHALLSEAKRPFLIVGGGGWSDQARRDLETFAAAHEVPVGVSFRCQDYFDNLHPAYGGHVGIGLDAKIADRIRTSDLVIALGARLGEATTSGYTLFDIPKPKQPLVHIYPDPEEIGRVYSPTLGVVASSAAFAAAIKRLEPKHQSRAHYVKAAHADYLAFTEPTRSPGDVQLSQVVRGLSDRLPHDTIICNGAGNYAVWVHRFWRYRQFRTELAPTSGSMGYGLPAAVAAKLLHPERTVIAFAGDGCFQMTGLEFMTAVENRLPLIVIVCNNGMYGTIRMHQERTYPGRVSGTDLANPDFAALARACGGFGAYVERTEDFARAFDEAVGSGLPAIIELSISPEALTPVSSLSETHAKALAAAV
- a CDS encoding bifunctional 2-C-methyl-D-erythritol 4-phosphate cytidylyltransferase/2-C-methyl-D-erythritol 2,4-cyclodiphosphate synthase, which produces MPRPERTAAILVAAGRGLRAGAGGPKQYREIGGQTVIFRAMQAFSRHPDIFAVQPVVNPDDAAIFNEAVAGLRHQPPTSGGATRQASVHAGLEALAAEKPDIVLIHDAARPFVTSAVISRAIDAAGRTGAAIPTIPVTDTIKQVGDAGHVEATPERAWLRIAQTPQAFRFDVILDAHRRAARDGRSDFTDDAALAEWAGLTVATFEGDPANMKLTTPEDFIREEARLAAQLGDIRTGTGYDVHAFGDGDHLMLCGVRVPHVRGFLAHSDGDVGLHALVDAILGALADGDIGSHFPPSDPQWKGAASDKFLKYAVDRVTARGGRIANLEVTMICERPKIGPLRDVMRARIAEITGLNISRVAVKATTSERLGFTGREEGIAATASATIRLPWNDKGWSE